A region of the bacterium genome:
GAATGATGCGACGAAGTCGCCGAGACAACGAGCACGGCGTCGCTTTGAACGAAGACCTGTTCCAAGGAAGGAGCGGCCAATCCGCCGAACTGTTCGGCGATGGATTGCGACTTCTCGAAGTCCACATCGAAGACGGTCGTCCAGACGACGTCCTGATTCTGCGAGAGCAGGCGGGCGTGGATGGTTCCCAGATAGCCTGCACCGACGATACCGACACGCAATTTAGTCACGGGTGATATACCTCATGTGAAAGAAGACCGTCAGTCCGGCAAAGAGAAAGCAGATGAAGCTGACAATCAGCAGGGGCATGGCCAGCAATTGTCCTTTAGAAACAATCGGGTCAAACCAGAGCACCGTGGCAATCACGGCACAGATGCCGGCGATGACGGCGGAGTTGTTGCGCAGCTTGCGATTGCGGCGCGTGGCCTGAAGACGATCGAAGGATGGAGTTTCCAATAGGCACCTCAAGTCGAGGAATGAGCGAATGAGAGCGGGTCTGCCGATTAACGGCGGAACTTGCTGCGCAGGAGAGCAAGGTCTTCCTGTGAGACCATGCGCAGAGTCAGCGTAACGGCGGCATAGAGCACGAGCAGTGTCAAGGCATAAGTCGCAAAACTAAGCAACAGCGGAGCGCCGTCCAAGAGCGAGAGCACAGGCAGTGCAAGTGCGCCGCTGCCGACGGCAACGACGAGCAGTTTGAGCAGATACGCCCACGGCATCACCAGTGACAGCGGGGTATCGGTTCTGCGGGCGATACGTGCGACGACCCAAGTGTTGATGAGATATTCCGAAATGGCGACTGCGAGCGCGGGACCCCACATCCCGAACGCGTAGAGGAACACGAAGCTCAAGGCGACAATCGAAATGAGCATGGCAATCGAGGCCGACATGACTTCGCGCGACCCGTTGAGGTTCAAAAGCATCTGATAGTAGGACGTGACGCGCATCGGAATAATGCAGCCGATAATCAGGAGCGGGAGCGCGCCTTCGAGATACTCGGAGGTATAAAGTATCGTGATGATTTCGCGATGTTGAAAGAGCACGAGCGCAAACACGGGATACATGAGCAGGGCGGTGCGCTTCATCCAGCGGTGCCACAGTTCCCGCAGTTCGGAGAATTTCTGCTGCACGGAGAGGCGGCTGATTTCGGGCGAGATGGAGTCCGAGATGCTGTAGGGAATCATCGGAATCAGCGGCAGTTCGCGTGCGCCGACGGAATAGGAAGCAAATCGCGCCGGAGGAAAGTAGGAGGAGACAATCAGCTTGTCGGCTTCGACGGCAATCTGTCCGGCAATCGAGGTGGCGGTGACGTCCGCGGAGAAGCGCATCTGCTCGCGCACATTTGCCCAGAGCGGCACGTGCGCGGGACCTGCAACTTTCAGATAGAGGGCAACGAGCACAACGAATTGCACAAGCGCGAACACGTTCAAGCTGATCAGCAGAGTCTGTAGATCCGCATTGAACCACACGAGTCCGATCAGCGCGGCGATTCTGAGCAGTGCGAGCGTTACTTTAGTGACTGCCATCAGCGTCCGGCGATTCGCGGAGAGCAGGAGCGGATTGATGATAAGAGTCGGAAAGCAGAGCAGCAGAAAGGAGGAAAAGAGCAAAGCTTCATCGGCAAGGCCCGGACTGTCAAACTGTTTGGCGGCAAGGTCGAGTCCGAAGTAGAACAGGATGGACGCAGCGCAGCCGAAACTCAGCGTCAGCCACAATGTGCGTCGTGCGATAGCGCCCTGTGCCCGCTCATCCGCAGTGCTATAGAAGTAAATCAGACTTCGCGGCAACCCGAACACGGCGATATTCCAGACGATGCTGGCCAGCACCATGAATTGCCGCCACGCCCCGAAATCAGCGGGCGTAATCAGCCTCACGAGCACCATCGTGAAGGCCATGCTGAACACGCCCTCGGCAAGGCTGCCCAGCAGATAGACGGTCGTTCCTCCGCCGGCCGACGTTCTATGAGCCATGATTCGCCGAATCGCAGGATACTTGCATCTTAGAATGTAACAAACCCTGCGCGAACCCGCAAGCCGGAGCGAAAATGGCCGGGCAAGCACCCGGCCGTCGCAAGTTTCCCGTCAGACAGGCTGCGGGGCCGCGCCGTTCAGGCGTTGACCATGTAGGTGCTTTCCAGAATTTTCAGGGTGAGAGCCTGCTGACTGAAGGGCTTGGTGAGATAGTTCTGCGCGCCGGCTGCGAGGGCCTCGGAAACATAGTTCATATCGGCTTCCGAAGTCAGCATCATGACGACGATATGCCTAGTCGCAGGATCACTCTTAATCACTTTCAGGACGTCCAGCCCGCTCATTCCGGGCATATTCCAGTCAAGGACTACCAGCGAAATATCTTGAGATTGCTCGGCCAGCACGGCCAGCGCCGTAATGCCGTCGGGAGCTTCAAGCACAAAGTGACCAAGCTCTTCACAGCTTCGCCGGACGATTCTGCGGATAGTGGTGGAGTCATCAACGGACAGTATGGTCATGTCATCCTCTGGCGAATAAAGTCTAAAGTATGAATTGAGAGTTGCGCGCACTTAGTCGGAATCCACAAGAGTGTGAGCAAATAGCAGACCAGCGGAGCAGAAATTAGCAGTCGAAAACGGGAAGTGGTGGATACAAAACTACGCAGCGAAGCAATCTGCAGTTTCAAGAACAAGGTGGTGGCGGGATGACAACGCGCACGGGGTGCGGTGTTGAGGATCAGGCGGCCTTGCGACGGAGGCAGATGAGCAGCGAGAAGATCTCACTGGCCGCACGAAACTCAAAGACAAAGACCGGTTCCCCTCGCAGCTGCGCGACGATGTGCGGGCCTCCGGCGAAGACCTGCGGCGGGGAAATCCGCAGCTGTTCGCGCAGGTCGCTGACGTTGGCTTTGGCCGCATGCGCAATTGATTCGATTAACTCGCCGATGCTTGCGCTGATTTCGATGTCTGTCACATATTCACCGCGCGCGGACATGGTGGAGCAGGCGATTTTCGCGGCAAGATTACGCGGAAACGAGACGGTGATGAAGCCTTCGGCGCCGCCGCTGAACGCAACGGTTCCTGAGACGTGTCCGGTGGTCATGGCCTCGGTGGAGAGCTGCATGTTCGACCGTTCGCATTCCAAACCGGTCAGCTTCTCGAGCGTGTGCAGCGTGTTACCCAGCAGTGAATTGACATAATCCACACTGACAGCCTTACGCGCCTTGCTGTTGCTTAATCCGCCATACTTGGCGAGGGTATCGATGATTTCATTCGGACGCAGCGGTGTGAGCAGGACGGCTTTCACGCAGGTTCCGACAGCCTGCTGCGCAGCGAGCTCGCCGATTGGATTGGCCACAACGATCACGGGACAGAGCTTCTCGTCTCTTTGTGAAACAAGCTGTTTCAGTCGCTGGCAGCCCTGGTCGCCTTTGTCCGGCCAGAAGAAGAAGGCAAGAGTGAGATTCTTCATCACAGGCGCGGCGCGCTCCACATCCAAGCGCTCAATCTGCACCTCATAGTCCGCGAGGATTCGCGAGACCATGTGGTCCAGCAGCGTTGGAAACCCGATTAACCCGATTGTGCCGTCCATCAATTGTTCTCCCCGACCTGTGAACGTGGATGCAGACTGACTAACCCAATCTTAAAGCGCCGAACGAATGATGTGCAATTCAACTTGCGAGGTCAAACGATGCTGACACAGGAACGCTTTGCCCGCACGGCAATGCGTGACTTAGAAAGCAGAATAGGTTTGAACAAGT
Encoded here:
- a CDS encoding oligosaccharide flippase family protein; this translates as MAHRTSAGGGTTVYLLGSLAEGVFSMAFTMVLVRLITPADFGAWRQFMVLASIVWNIAVFGLPRSLIYFYSTADERAQGAIARRTLWLTLSFGCAASILFYFGLDLAAKQFDSPGLADEALLFSSFLLLCFPTLIINPLLLSANRRTLMAVTKVTLALLRIAALIGLVWFNADLQTLLISLNVFALVQFVVLVALYLKVAGPAHVPLWANVREQMRFSADVTATSIAGQIAVEADKLIVSSYFPPARFASYSVGARELPLIPMIPYSISDSISPEISRLSVQQKFSELRELWHRWMKRTALLMYPVFALVLFQHREIITILYTSEYLEGALPLLIIGCIIPMRVTSYYQMLLNLNGSREVMSASIAMLISIVALSFVFLYAFGMWGPALAVAISEYLINTWVVARIARRTDTPLSLVMPWAYLLKLLVVAVGSGALALPVLSLLDGAPLLLSFATYALTLLVLYAAVTLTLRMVSQEDLALLRSKFRR
- a CDS encoding response regulator, producing the protein MTILSVDDSTTIRRIVRRSCEELGHFVLEAPDGITALAVLAEQSQDISLVVLDWNMPGMSGLDVLKVIKSDPATRHIVVMMLTSEADMNYVSEALAAGAQNYLTKPFSQQALTLKILESTYMVNA
- a CDS encoding chemotaxis protein CheX, which encodes MDGTIGLIGFPTLLDHMVSRILADYEVQIERLDVERAAPVMKNLTLAFFFWPDKGDQGCQRLKQLVSQRDEKLCPVIVVANPIGELAAQQAVGTCVKAVLLTPLRPNEIIDTLAKYGGLSNSKARKAVSVDYVNSLLGNTLHTLEKLTGLECERSNMQLSTEAMTTGHVSGTVAFSGGAEGFITVSFPRNLAAKIACSTMSARGEYVTDIEISASIGELIESIAHAAKANVSDLREQLRISPPQVFAGGPHIVAQLRGEPVFVFEFRAASEIFSLLICLRRKAA